The DNA sequence CACTTGTCCAGTTATGAATGCAAGAATTGTGTCAACCCCATCTCCCAATCTTCATGCATGCATGCTGCagtctcttctcttctctccaTGCTTTTTCCCTCTCTTCACTCCCACCAAACTCAGTCTATCCATGGCTGCTGCAAAAGCTTGAAAAAACTTGTTCTTATCATTTGCAAACTCTTGAACCAAAGGCTTGGTTCTTGGGTCCAAAACCAAAGCCTGGTCGGAAGCTAACAACCCCATCTTCTTCTGCAAGTTACCATAATATGCTTGGTCAAATACAAATGGTGTAGTTGCATCAAATGGGGCAACAATGTCCAAGTTTCCACCATAGTTAGGGCAATACATTCTCAGTGCATTGAGGAGTTTGGGGTCAACGTTTGGGTCTGGTTGACCGTTGCCCTTGTAATTGTATAGCCTTTTCACAAAGTGCTTGCAGTGTGCAAAACCTATTGAGTGGGCACCAGAGAGAGCAACCATGTCTTGTATGGTTAAGCCTTTTGAGTTGAAGAGCTTGATGAGCTGATCAACGGTGTAGTTTGCATGAGGGATGTTGGGTTCCACCCTTGATGCCATTGATATCCTCCCATCCCATCTTCCCTTCTTCACTTGGTAGTATGGTCCCCCTACCTGTGCCACCAGTTACACAATAAATAGTCATTAATTGTGATGGAAAAATATTATATGCATTATTTTTGTATACACTTCATGTGTATACTTTTTACTTTTGTATTAAAAGTGATTgataaaaagtgaaaaaaagattaaaaaaaaaattgtattttgtACCATAAAACGAAGGGGTACATGTAGTGTATCAAAAAGTGGTACAAATATGATTTCTGAGACCAAGATGTATTATCTGTATTGATTCTTTTCATAGATGTTTCTATTATTAGATATAGTGTATCACTATTTGGAGTCTCATAGTCATAGATGTGTGTTGAGTTCGTGTTAAAGCCTTAAAGGAAAAGTATATAACATTTTTCATTGTAATTTTTGCGATTCATACCTTTCGATGATAGTGCATTATTGAATATTACCAGTTGGCTTTCTTAAACTCAAGCTGTTACAGTAGttgtaaatttttattaagactaATATGTACCTTTAGTTGATTTAGAAAAGGAATTATTTTGCACTCTTAACTAGAAAGGCTGAGCTTTATTCCATTGAAATGGATAGGCTACCATATCGTTTCATTAAATCTAATTAGAAATTTGATTGAACTGACATGTTAGTTTAGTGGTTAGTTCACTAGTTTACAAGTATCGGATGTTCGAATTTCGTTTTATGCATGTAGTAATTCATTGGTCAAATGATAAATCCTTAAATAGAGTTTAAATTTGTGATCAATTAGTCTTTGATATGTCAGATTGGGAGATAtcgttaaaaaaaatatttgactaaacataaattgaaattaaattattcaGTACTTTTAAGCACAAGGCTCCAACGTGTATAAATCTGACATCTCATAGACAAGGACAATATTAAGTTATAATAATTTAGACTCAAGGTTTAAGAAGCTTTGCTTAGCGtgtgtatatataaaatttgacGGGAAGTCGGGAAGTACAAAAGTTATGGATATCATAAAAGCAATAATGTtatgtttataaaaaatattagttatttgtataaaatataaatatataataatcaatttagtagttaattttttaactacACTTAACATTTTTATGaaacaaacttaaaagttgacttaCGCTGCTAAATCTTTGTATATGAAAGTGGTCACCCTGCTCATGTCACTATAAAACTACAGTTAACAATATTGAAAAAAGACATTAGATTCTTATGTATTAACCGTTACCGTTTGATTATTATTAAGATCAATTTGTCTGTTTTCTAGATATAAATACTAAGAGTGCCtttaatttgtattttcattTTCAGAGAactttatttttagattttgtgaagaaaaaataataataaaaaaaattgtttttctattttcattttttattttattattttccttaTAAAACCTTAAAAATTGAAAacttttaaaaacaaaaatacaaacCAAACTCATCCTAAGTTACTTTGAATATCTCAAATCTAGGCTAGTCAGTACCAAAATacctaacccattttgtgtctTTTCCAGCGGATAAATTAGCTAATCGAAAGAGAATTTTATTCAACATAACTGCTACCTTTTTTGTCTTTATTTAGGAAGGAAAAAATGggctttttcttttagtttgtctggtaaaataaaataaaaagctGTTCCAAAGCAATGCAACTTTTTCAAATATACATCTATTGTCATAAAAACTGGCAAACACAAAAGCTGCAATATATTCTAGGACTCCTTTTTGTTTACTAAGTTCTGTAAGATCACAATGCTTAAAATTTTAGgtctataatttaatttttaaccCTTTTCATTATTAGTATTTCCCAAATTTTAACCAAGTTgggttggtctagtggttagctcactagtccGCTTAAATAAGTGTTGGGGGTTCGAATCCCGCCTTGTGTATACAGCAATGAGCTCAGTACCATTTTCTTTAAAACACTTTTCTTTATAAACGGTTTGGATGTAAATCTACTAGAAAGAAACTAAGAAGCACttagagaaaagagaagaaaatttCATCATCCATTATATAACCACTATATTGATTTCTCTAATATCAAATAAGTCTATTCTTCATGCCATTTCTATGTAAAATTTTCTTGACCTTATGAAAGAGAATAGTTTGCAAAGTGGCCACACTtgaagaaaaacaaaggaagattatagaagaagaaaaaagaatgtAGTAATCAAGTATTTTTATTAACTGAAACGAAGAAATGGTTACTTACCAAGTGCACATAATCTCTTGCAGCAATTGCAAGAATGTCTGCACATGAAACTACACCAGGACACTTTCTCTCCACTGCTTCCTTAGCCTTCATCACGGTCTCAAAACCTTCCACTCTCAATTCTCTATTAACGTCTGCATCTTTCTCTGCCAATTCTTTGCTTCCTTGCTTTGATGCTATTAGAATAGATCCATCACACCCCTGCATTCACGGGTTTAAGTCATTTCAATAAAGCATGCAATTATTACATGCATGCAAGCAAGCAAAGCTAAAGCATTTACTTCTACAAAACAATCATGGAAGAAGAGGTTAATGGTGGCAGGTCCAGAAACAGGTGATTCTTTGAATTGTTGGTTGGTGACTGACCCTACAAGCTGTTCTACATTGGGACAAGTTCTTGCATAGTAATCAACTGAGACCTGACGATGGCGGCGGGTGGTGTTGTTGGTAATAATTTTGGCTAAGCATGGTGTAGTAGTTCCAGCTACAATGatgaagaaaacaaacaaacaagTGAATTGAGATGAGAAGAAGCAACAAGCAGTAGAATATTTAGGGACAGACATGACTTTGTTGGAATAATGAAGCAGTTTAGgacaaaggaaaataaaaggGTGTTATTGTGGTTGGAATAATGATAATGATGTTGAAATGTTTTGTTTGTATGGTACAGATTTAAGGGGTTTTAAAGGGAATCAAGTCTCGTGAATCTGAGAGAGAAGGGAAACAAGAAGCTGAGTTTAGTAGTTGGTGGTTACAAagccccaaaaaaaaaaaaaattcagaaaaatcCAAAAGACATCTCCTTGAAGAACATGTTGAGACTTTGAAGGTTTGCCACCTGATAACAGCTTTTCTGACGTTTCTTCTATTTTGTTTAATCCATAATGGATTTATCATTTATATGTTTGGTCAAATggaaattatttatataatgtaGGGTCTACATTTCATGGCATCTTGATAGGTgtctctgttttttttttcttaaatggtattttaatttaatttggatTCCCTAGAATATATAATCTCAGTGACAGTTGATACAATGGAGACAAAAAATATAGTTTATCAATTATCAATGATTATTTTGAAAACAGTAAAGTTGAACtatcattattaaaatatatgtGGTTTCAAATTTTGACAAAATGTTAAGGAAGAAACTCGTGATGGTGATGAAGAGATTCATTCACGTGTATGAATATATGGAATTGCAGCAGCTCTAGATCGTTAAAAATGTTGGCTATAGATTAATGGGACTTGCCAATGAATAGCTATGAGAGATATATTAAGAATAGTTTGTAGTAAactacaattttttatttatgaataaacgaaattaattttgtattcaCGAAATgagtaattattatttttatttagaaaagttTAGAGTGATAATAAATCTATTTATGAATGAAATTaacatatttaaatatttttatccatgtatattatttttttcaatacaaagctaattttatttattttcgaataGATTTGCtaatatttaaaacttttatAATAAAACTAACTCAACAGTTTGAGTATTATAGTTGAGAGTCACCGAAAAATGAGAGtagcaaaataaaatattaatatgaaATAGAATGATTAGTGTTCAAAAAACTTTTTATTGAAGTGTAAAACATTAAGCAAAAAGTCTTTGGtatatttgttaaaaattcATTAAATAAATAGTATATAATGTaagaaatttataaatataataccTTAAATCTTTGGATTAGGATGTACTAATGTCAATTTCTTTTTGTAATTTATCACTTATTCATTTAGTTCTTTCCAATAGTTGAGTTCCTCTGGATACTTATATCCAATATCATAGGTGGATTGGATTTCAAGGACTCGGCAAGGATATAAAGCAAACTAGTAAGGGATGACTATTAACATTTACAAAGGATAAAGGATATTGGTTTTTGCACAATTATTTTGCACTGTAAAAATGTAAGAGTTAAACAAATATATGAGAATAACATTTTTAATGTACAAAAACATGGTTGAAAGAAAAGGATAACAGAGAGAGACTCAGCAGAACCACAAGTCCACAACACAACCACTGAGCATTGAGCACTACCTTTGCATGAATTAATAAATGCATGGCATGTGCACTTAAAGCCTAAACACCCCACAACTCCTACCACTAGATGAAAAAATGGTTTTCGAATTCAcaattcttttttatatatattctgAGTAAATTCACTTATTTTTAATGTTGGAGAATGATATTACAATTTCTATGTTTGATAGTACCACTtcgtatataattatatatgatttttttatattgtatatttgtatgaatttattaaaaaaaagtaatattatCAAAATAGAAGTAATTGATAATATTCATTCTTTCTAATATAACATGATAGAATTGAACTAATTTGCTAGTATATCTCAATAAATAGTTAAAGTGTTGGGCCATCGTGGGagaaacgaaatgagaaaacaCATAATGAGTCTCTCGTGGCACCACTTTGAATACTTTTTAATCACCAGATTGATGAAACCATCAGTCTGAAACTATTTATTGGGCCACTATAAAAAGTGGAAATGAattctctctattttttttattattcgaGAGAATAAAGTGTAATATCCTATCTTTAATTTTACAAGTGGGATTAGAAATAAATGACAGAGAGAATGCAATGAAGGATAAGATCTTTCACTGGATAccatccagttttttttttcactggagaggatccactcccATAAAAAGTTTAAGACACTACGTCAAActcaaaatcttaaaatatcaaattaaCGAGTCTCTCATTTTATAAAtttctcatatttttttatttttttgaagtGAACGAGACTAATTTTATGCACTCTTCACACTTATAACATTATCGCCAAGAAAAAACACCATTTGACTTCTCGCAAGGGAAAAAAAAGTGCATGTAACGAAACTCTAAATTAATATAAGTCCTCATAGAATAATTAATCCAGTGCATGTATGTAAAATAAGATGACCAAACTGCTGAGTTTGTTTTTTATTCCTTTCTGAGGTTCGTCTTAAGTGTTGAAAGCCCTTGTTGTAACCACACTAAAAGCTAGTGGACTGTGGACCATCTTAGCAATATCATTCCTCTTGTATGGTGGGTGGTGCTACTTTTTTCATGACTATAGTTATTATGAGTTATggtcattcttttttttttttttttttattcaaagaGTTATGGTCATTCATTCAGGGACCAAAGTGAAAGTGACACAACTTTTCACTTGGGCTCCACCCCTTTTATTTTTTGGGGTCAGCTTGTTATTAAGAGATgcttttttattgttttgttaAACAACATTATATtgtatcaaaaaaaaaaaaagattatattattGTCACTAGAAATATTTGAGCCTCATTATTAAATCAAGTATATATCTTTTGCATGCTTAACAGCTTTAATTAAATTCAGTTCAAACTTCTTCCATTTTCATAATGATACTTTTGGAAGTTGCAAATGCAAAGTGGTATCATGTTATGTGAAAAGGCAATGCTGAATTAAACATTTTAATTtgctattttctattttctttttacgTAGGAATTATTCATAGTAGAACTAGAAGAAATTCTTTCTCATCCATAAAAGGACAAGCATTTCTATTCCACACAACGATGTCCATCTTGTTTATCTTCTCACTCTTTTTATGTCGCTTTTCTCATTAACAAACAAAGGTTGGGATGCTCCAAGAAGTAAACAAGAGACTATACCTAAAcaagcaaaaaataaaataaaacaaaattatactCAACATCTTTTCTTATGGTTCTTTCCGaactcattttttttcaaaataaactaattttatTGTTAGGGAACTACTAATAATTTAAtaggtaaaatatattttttatctctaAAGTTtagcaaaaatttaaaaaaaatctctaaattttattttatttcaattttatcttaaaagttttcgatttgcatcaaatatgcCTTTGATGGataagttttcaaaaaatttagaaccaattcaacaacaattatATAAGAACAACCTTCAATACAAGcaaatcaaatataattatcatgcattattgttggattggtcttaaactttttaaaaatttagctgTCGGGAATATATTTGATActtttgggacaaaattaaaacaaaataaaatttaaggatatttttaaaattactattaaactttaaagaaaaaaaatactttatctaatttaatattattagtGATGTTTTTGTTCTCAATAACTGATATTTCTTTTTGTGCAGTGAATAATTGATCTTTGGTCAACATGTATGTTACGCGCAAGCCCATGTGGGGACAATATTGGGCGAACTTATAGGCCCAAAATAAGGCCTGAAACGTTTTGTTTTATAAATTTGTTCAACcaagaccaaaaaaaaaaaatttgttcaaCAAATTTAATGAACTCATCATAAGCTGTCGGCCTCTTACCAAGTTAAGTTCATAAGTCAAAGCCATCGATTCTACTAAAATTTTCAAGCTTAACCACTGAAAACAAAACACTGCCACTGATTCATTCAATCGTCAAATTTGTTCCTTTTTCTCATTTCTGAATTCTACGATGCAAAGGGTATCTTCAACAATCTCAAGGACTCAGAcgttttgttttttaaatttgttcaACAAATTTGGTCAATGTGATATATTGAATAGTGAGTTAGCTTTTCTTAGCTTTGATGGAATCATGGAATGCAATTCATCATAAGGCTATTATGTTGTGTAACAATTTATGTCTCCTTTGAAgagttttgtttatttatttatgataatATGATTTGGCTTGTTTTATTTCAGTATCACTTGGGAAGAGGTCATATTGGAGCATCCATGAAAGCAAAACTTTATGACCTGCTGGAGCATAGAGCTTCAGAATggtattattttttcttttttaattattatggtTGTTATTAAGATATGTATCACGATATTTGTACCATTCCAAAATTCATGTTCTGACCTCAGCTTTGTTTATCCTTGGCAGTCGATATTTTGTCATTCCTGTTTGGAGAGGAAGTGGTTATACGACAATGTTTGTTCAAGGtttgataaaaattttatctCGGTTATCATTTAgtctaaatttaatttatacttGTGAATCAAAACTGTGTTACAAATCTTTGATGATTTTTAAAAGAGAGTCTGAACAGTTTTGACTTTTGATACATAGGATAAACACTGACCTTGGACCCTTATGTACATCCTAAAAATCTAGGTTACTAGTAGAAGTTCTATAAGCCCAATCTATTCAGATAACTAATGGAAACTTGAATATACCATGCTCTTCAGCTATGTTGATGCAAACGATGTATTTGTTTTGTTGTCTCTATTTGCTTCTCTTCTTCCAATTTGATCTTGAGATGCATATTCATTCTTTTCTTGCAGTGCAGATGCCACACATTCTTTTTACGGGTCTTGAAGATTACAAGGCCAGGGGAACACAAGCAGCCCCCTACTTTACTGTGACCTTTTACAAAGAATTTGCTGAGACGAAGGACTTGGTGCTTATCTTGGTGCTTAAGCTGACTGACTCTGAGGCGGAATGGCTAATAGAAACTGTTCAGTCTTTCTATTTGAATGATGCAAGGTACAAACTGGTTGAGAAGTTCAACAAAGAAACACATGATTTTGAGTTTAAGGATGTCTTGCAAGCGTTGAACATGCCGATTCTGTGACTACTTTTAATTGGACAAATACTAAATTGCTGCAACAAGCAAAGAAGAAGGGTTGATTGAAGCAAGGACATTGAAGTTGCAAATGAACCTGTTTATCGAGATGTCAGCCTATGGTGAAGGGAGACacaaaatggaaatgactcatGGCAAGGTTAGAGGAGatatttcttcattttttatttgttaaaatcTTGCATTCAAATACTTTTATGTGTTTCCTTCTGGtgcaaggaagggactagaaGTTAACTTTCAATTATATATATCCCCAAATGTAGTCTTGTTTCTTTCTTGTTTGCTGAAACATTACTTACCCAGTTACCAATAAAGTATAATGAAGGATGTGTGAAACTAGAAAAATATCAATACTATTTATGAACATTGATCTATTTTCTTGATTGTTAATTCTACAAATAACATTTAAGAAAATACAATATGAATAGCAAGGGAAAAATAAAGCTAAGCTTTGCATTACATTCAGAGTATGATCTTCATGAAAATCACTGCATTATCATATCACGTTATTCCAAATCTTCTCAAAAACCTCTTGATACATGACATTTTTAGTACTATCTCATGCATTTTTGTTCTTGTCTAAAATTAATATCTTAAGGCTAGCTTTGGATTTTACTCTTGATATAGCAACATAGAGTTGTCCATAAGTGAAGACATGTTTTAACAAAAACAAACCGGCATGAGAGAGTGGTTGCCCTTGACTTTTATAAATGGTCATGGCAAAACAAAGTTCAATAGAAAATTGTCTTCTCTGAAACTGGATCAGATGAGATTAAATTCATTCGAGGAATGAAAACTTTCTCACCAATATGCTGTCCCGTAATAATAATAGCACTTATGATATTATGTCTCAATTCACTAACAACTAATCTTGTAGCATGATTGGAATTCCTTTTTCAAACTTATTAATGATTTGGAGTTCAAGAACATTTCATTTAAGAATTCAATAGTGATCCACTTAACTTCGATGCCAACATCTTGATCTGTCACACAAAATGAGCCCGAACTTAAATACTCTTTCTCCTCTGAAGCATCtcatcatcttcaagaattgGTGCTAACAATGCtttatctttcaaaaaattGAAGTCACTCATATTACCCAATAATTTCGGTTATGTGAAGTCAACAATAGTATCCAGAGGAAACTGTGATTCCCAAATTCGAAGAACTCATATGCAATCTCATGATTGGTCAAGGTAAGCACTTTATGGTAAGACCATAACTTTGATGAGTTAATTTTTGCAAAGTACCACATTTTTTCTACAAGCTTTTTGAAATACCGGTAATATTTGAGGAAAGTCACGTCCAACGACAATTGTTTTTCcaccaaaaattttatatgttgTTACAGAACCTCATAAGATCTCTAAGAGTGCGATCAAAAGCCTCAAAAGCAAATTTACTAATCATATTCCAACTTCCTTACTTGATGTTGCAAGTTGATAATTGTGTAAACTTTAAAGGTATGAAAATCAGGTAAAAGAAGTAAACCAATCTCACTTGAACACAACTAAATGCTCATTTGGAAGATGGAAGCTTAATGTTTTAACAGAAGGCCATGTGTCATGGATATGACATGCAAAAATCCTCCACCACAATTGTGTATTTTGCTATGTAGAATCATAATGATCAAATTACCCATATTGTTATCACCTCTAAAATCTtgacaaataaaaaagaacacgaaaatattattttattaaaatctaaaaaaaattggcTACATATGTAAAAATTTACAGCTCTTAGTTTTATGATACTTGTCCCAAAACACACAACACGCATGTtaggaaaaatattttaataataatagaaaattatataaataaacaGAACTTATCTCATGAAAATAAACATTAACTAACAAAATAGTATTACACTTATTCTATAAAGTTACATCCTTATTAACagcaaaatagaaaaaaaatattacttagatattataaataagaaaaaatattataaataaatttttttttaaaatatatcaatgatgttgtaaaataaataaataaagaataaatataaaagtataattataTAACTCTAATAGTAATATTCACCACAATTATTatcataatataataaatatgattagtatatttaatattatagtAAGATATATAAAGAGAGAGAATAGTAATTAGTAATATGAAAGAGAGAGAATAGTATTTGTTGTTGTGTAACATCAACGGAGGTTTAACCTCCTATTTATAGGCATACAGAAAGAATATTTTTAACCTTCATTAATTTTCATTCTCTCTTGAGAATGTAAGCCTCATATAGAAAATGGGCATCCACGTCCCATTCTTATTacaacactcccccttggatgaccatttaTGATTATTGTCTCGTTAAAACTGATAAACTAcgttttagggtttatcttgtgttgaatttagagggtTTTGTCAACTTTTCTCCCAAGTATCCAATGAAATAGCATAattttgtaaattctcctttaattgggtttaagagtaaaaacatattttttaggacttaaaatagctaaatctaattctccttgattccattagatgccttgatatgtttgctaagtgatttcagatttatgaggtaaggattggaccaagggaatgaagaaaaagcatgtagacTGGGAGTTTACCTGTTCTTTTCAAAGAGAGGGCAGATTGAATCCTTGTGAATCGAAGAGGAACGAAGTCCCTTGAAAtgaatggagaactcatgaagaaatgatggaatcgcaaaagctgtcaagccgacctcttcgcactcaaacgaccataacttgagctacagaggtccaaatgaggtggTTCTAGTtacgttggaaagctaacatccagggcttcgaaacaatataagatttgccatagttgcatcgcgtATAAGGGTGCATACGTGCACGGTGTGCGGAcacgccgatggtggcacatgatccacttaatgcaactcgtggccagcaattttagaagccttgtgggtccaatccaactcatttctgatgctatttaagccaaggattgaaggagaatcaacatacttttgatcattagtcatagtttagttttagaagtagttagagttagtttctagagggagaagctctcacttctctctagaattaggattaggattaggtttagttcttagatctaagTTAATCTTTGCTCTCAtatacttctacctttcaattccttgttgttacattcattcttcttctattcttttgttgtaatctcATTTATGTTGCTcctatattttgttgtagatctagttttgtttcttctatt is a window from the Arachis stenosperma cultivar V10309 chromosome 3, arast.V10309.gnm1.PFL2, whole genome shotgun sequence genome containing:
- the LOC130967016 gene encoding peroxidase 19; translation: MSVPKYSTACCFFSSQFTCLFVFFIIVAGTTTPCLAKIITNNTTRRHRQVSVDYYARTCPNVEQLVGSVTNQQFKESPVSGPATINLFFHDCFVEGCDGSILIASKQGSKELAEKDADVNRELRVEGFETVMKAKEAVERKCPGVVSCADILAIAARDYVHLVGGPYYQVKKGRWDGRISMASRVEPNIPHANYTVDQLIKLFNSKGLTIQDMVALSGAHSIGFAHCKHFVKRLYNYKGNGQPDPNVDPKLLNALRMYCPNYGGNLDIVAPFDATTPFVFDQAYYGNLQKKMGLLASDQALVLDPRTKPLVQEFANDKNKFFQAFAAAMDRLSLVGVKRGKKHGEKRRDCSMHA
- the LOC130969881 gene encoding uncharacterized protein LOC130969881 — protein: MIWLVLFQYHLGRGHIGASMKAKLYDLLEHRASECRYFVIPVWRGSGYTTMFVQVQMPHILFTGLEDYKARGTQAAPYFTVTFYKEFAETKDLVLILVLKLTDSEAEWLIETVQSFYLNDARYKLVEKFNKETHDFEFKDVLQALNMPIL